The following are from one region of the Polynucleobacter sp. MWH-CaK5 genome:
- the argJ gene encoding bifunctional glutamate N-acetyltransferase/amino-acid acetyltransferase ArgJ has product MPVNSPLPIASELSPVNGVRLGHAEAGIKRPGRKDVLIIELNEGSSVAGVFTKNRFCAAPVQICREHLQVSANSGADIRALIINTGNANAGTGEPGYKNAMRTCEELAKLMGLKKEQILPFSTGVILEPLPVEKVIAGMPQAISNLNSDNWFNAAHAIMTTDTQAKAYSKQVEINGQAITLTGISKGAGMIHPNMATMLGYVATDAKVSPALLQQLTTAAADLSFNAITIDGDTSTNDSFIVMASGASQVEIPASGQAHDIFRQALIEVCQKLAQMIVRDGEGATKFITIQIEGGKTDAECKLVAEAIAHSPLVKTAFFASDPNLGRILAAIGYAGITDLDVGRVQLWLDDVWVAKDGGRHPEYKEEDGQRVMKQAEITVRANLGRGQATQTVWTCDLSHEYVSINADYRS; this is encoded by the coding sequence ATGCCAGTGAATTCCCCATTACCGATTGCCAGTGAATTAAGCCCTGTGAATGGTGTCCGTTTGGGGCATGCAGAAGCTGGCATTAAAAGACCTGGTCGTAAAGACGTTCTGATTATTGAACTCAATGAAGGTTCTAGCGTTGCTGGTGTTTTTACGAAAAATCGCTTTTGTGCGGCGCCGGTGCAAATTTGTAGAGAGCACTTGCAGGTATCAGCAAACAGTGGCGCGGATATTCGAGCATTGATCATCAACACAGGTAACGCCAATGCAGGCACAGGTGAGCCTGGTTATAAAAATGCGATGCGCACATGTGAAGAGTTGGCAAAGTTAATGGGTTTGAAAAAAGAGCAAATCTTGCCTTTTTCAACCGGAGTCATTCTTGAGCCTTTGCCAGTAGAAAAGGTGATTGCTGGTATGCCTCAAGCGATCAGCAATTTAAATTCGGATAACTGGTTCAATGCTGCTCATGCCATCATGACCACTGATACTCAGGCAAAAGCATATTCGAAGCAAGTTGAGATCAATGGTCAAGCCATCACCTTGACTGGTATCAGCAAGGGTGCTGGCATGATTCATCCGAACATGGCCACCATGTTGGGCTATGTGGCAACTGATGCAAAAGTATCGCCCGCTTTATTGCAGCAATTAACAACAGCCGCTGCTGATTTGTCTTTCAATGCCATCACGATTGATGGTGACACATCGACCAATGATTCTTTCATTGTCATGGCCAGTGGCGCAAGCCAAGTAGAGATTCCAGCTTCTGGTCAGGCACATGACATCTTCCGCCAAGCATTGATTGAAGTCTGTCAAAAATTAGCTCAAATGATTGTGCGAGATGGTGAGGGTGCGACTAAATTCATCACGATTCAGATTGAAGGCGGTAAGACCGATGCTGAATGTAAATTGGTGGCTGAAGCGATTGCTCACTCACCGTTGGTGAAAACCGCATTTTTTGCCAGCGATCCTAACTTAGGTCGTATCTTGGCTGCGATTGGCTATGCCGGTATTACAGATCTTGATGTTGGACGTGTGCAGTTATGGTTGGATGATGTTTGGGTTGCCAAAGATGGTGGCCGTCATCCTGAATATAAAGAAGAAGATGGACAGCGTGTGATGAAGCAAGCAGAAATCACGGTTCGCGCTAACTTAGGTCGAGGTCAAGCGACTCAAACTGTCTGGACCTGCGATCTATCTCATGAATATGTTTCTATCAATGCAGACTATCGCTCTTAA
- a CDS encoding cell division protein FtsQ/DivIB gives MKFLRIFFGFLGSMSATVFGPIWNHAKMMRAMANFLLLIALLVTCGWLLFWLGQKPVFTLNHLTVESLDGRELKHVNLPTIKTRALDQVKGNFFTIRLDQARQSFETMPWVRRASVRREWPNGIVVAIEEHQALGVWVSETPKLINTYGEVFIANMAEAEDSASLLRFSGPEGSNKEVFRKYQQLNLWFEPWQASVKSLELSSRYAWKAKLSNNLNIELGRELDERDAKQIQLSVERLIKSWPQVQEKWGQRVDSIDLRYANGYAINIGKKL, from the coding sequence ATGAAATTCTTGCGCATCTTCTTCGGCTTTTTAGGTTCTATGAGTGCCACGGTGTTTGGCCCGATCTGGAATCACGCCAAGATGATGCGTGCGATGGCAAATTTCTTGTTATTGATTGCTTTGTTGGTGACGTGTGGATGGCTTCTATTCTGGTTAGGTCAAAAACCAGTTTTCACTTTGAATCACTTAACGGTTGAGTCACTCGATGGTCGTGAGCTCAAGCACGTGAATTTGCCAACAATTAAAACCCGTGCATTGGATCAAGTGAAGGGCAATTTTTTCACGATTCGTTTAGATCAAGCAAGACAGTCATTTGAAACGATGCCGTGGGTGCGTCGAGCCAGTGTGCGCCGTGAGTGGCCTAACGGAATTGTGGTCGCGATCGAAGAGCATCAAGCTTTGGGAGTGTGGGTTAGTGAAACGCCTAAATTGATCAATACCTACGGTGAAGTATTTATCGCAAATATGGCAGAAGCAGAGGACAGCGCTTCATTGTTGAGATTCAGCGGTCCAGAAGGAAGTAATAAAGAGGTCTTTAGAAAATACCAGCAACTGAATCTTTGGTTTGAGCCTTGGCAAGCAAGTGTGAAAAGTCTTGAGCTCTCTTCTCGTTATGCCTGGAAAGCCAAGTTGAGTAATAACTTGAATATTGAATTGGGTCGAGAGCTCGATGAGCGCGATGCAAAGCAGATTCAATTAAGTGTTGAGCGTTTGATTAAGAGTTGGCCACAGGTTCAAGAGAAATGGGGCCAACGAGTGGATTCAATTGACCTTCGTTATGCCAATGGCTATGCCATCAATATAGGAAAAAAACTGTGA
- a CDS encoding DUF721 domain-containing protein, translated as MTFARKFKPQSLAPRRTSANARDALACIEKNTPLGDLLQRAENNLLVQQAIDLSLNQNGLQKAIGLVKAGGLSDETGQLTLLVSNAAIATRISQKAPSILLKLQEQGYPARSLAIKQAPGGLGIPAPNKVQSTEKPPVFPSSAEKSWSKLMNQLDESSPLRIAVEKLLKNREKG; from the coding sequence ATGACTTTTGCGAGGAAATTTAAGCCTCAAAGTTTAGCACCCAGACGGACATCTGCGAATGCCCGTGATGCATTAGCTTGCATTGAAAAAAATACCCCTCTGGGAGACCTCCTGCAAAGGGCAGAAAACAATCTTTTAGTTCAGCAAGCGATTGACCTGAGCCTCAATCAAAATGGGCTTCAGAAGGCTATTGGCTTGGTTAAAGCCGGTGGCCTTTCAGATGAAACTGGGCAATTGACCTTGTTGGTATCAAATGCAGCCATTGCAACCCGAATCAGTCAAAAAGCCCCCTCAATACTCTTAAAACTTCAAGAACAAGGTTATCCAGCCCGTTCTTTGGCCATTAAACAGGCTCCTGGAGGGCTTGGAATACCAGCCCCAAACAAGGTTCAAAGCACTGAAAAACCCCCTGTTTTTCCCTCAAGCGCTGAAAAATCTTGGTCTAAATTAATGAATCAGCTCGATGAAAGTTCTCCGCTGCGGATCGCGGTTGAAAAACTCTTAAAAAATCGGGAAAAAGGCTGA
- a CDS encoding ATP-binding protein, whose translation MSDKFDRLDNLLQRLDEWMPKSLTEKDWNSAVAFRWRRKDTLLGKLGYLQAVHHISGITFKDLQHIERQTDLIYNNTKHFVEGKPANNVLLTGARGTGKSSLIKASLNEFAAKGLRLVEVDKEHLTDLGDLTDLLAARPEKFIIFCDDLSFEDGESGYKSLKSALDGSISAQVDNILIYATSNRRHLLPEYMSDNESYQHGADGELHPGEVVEEKISLSERFGLWISFYPPKQDEYLDIVAHWLKHFGLNAEKIAAAKPEALIWALERGSRSGRVAWQFARHWAGQQD comes from the coding sequence ATGTCTGATAAGTTTGATCGCTTAGATAATCTATTGCAAAGACTTGATGAGTGGATGCCAAAATCTTTGACAGAAAAAGATTGGAATTCTGCGGTTGCTTTTAGGTGGCGTCGCAAAGATACGCTTTTGGGTAAGTTGGGCTATCTACAAGCTGTGCATCATATCTCTGGCATCACATTCAAAGATCTTCAGCACATTGAGCGTCAAACAGATCTCATTTATAACAATACCAAGCACTTTGTTGAAGGTAAGCCTGCTAATAATGTTTTGTTAACGGGCGCTAGAGGCACTGGTAAATCATCTTTGATCAAGGCTTCTTTGAATGAGTTTGCTGCGAAAGGTTTGCGTTTGGTTGAAGTCGATAAAGAACATTTAACAGATCTTGGTGACCTCACTGATTTGTTGGCAGCTCGACCTGAAAAATTCATCATCTTTTGTGATGACCTGTCTTTTGAAGATGGAGAGTCAGGTTATAAATCTTTGAAGTCTGCTTTGGATGGTTCTATTTCTGCGCAGGTCGATAATATTTTGATTTACGCAACATCTAACCGTCGTCATTTGTTGCCTGAGTACATGTCAGACAATGAGTCATACCAACATGGCGCTGATGGAGAGTTGCATCCTGGTGAGGTGGTTGAAGAAAAGATATCTTTATCTGAAAGATTTGGTTTGTGGATTTCTTTTTACCCTCCAAAACAAGATGAGTACCTTGATATCGTGGCGCACTGGCTCAAACATTTTGGCTTGAACGCAGAAAAAATTGCTGCAGCAAAACCAGAGGCTTTGATTTGGGCTTTGGAAAGAGGCTCAAGATCAGGACGTGTGGCTTGGCAGTTCGCACGCCATTGGGCTGGACAGCAGGATTAA
- the lpxC gene encoding UDP-3-O-acyl-N-acetylglucosamine deacetylase → MLKQRTIAAPVKTVGIGLHTGRKVTLKLIPAPINTGIIFHRVDLPNAPGIKADAHLVTDTRLATVLQNGDTRVSTVEHLLSGCAGLGIDNLIIELDCEEVPIMDGSAASFLFLIESAGLQEQEAPRQFIVIKKPVEIREAGKLARLEPFDGFKLDFTIDFKHPAVDKTGQRHVIDFADSTYAREIGRARTFGFAHEVEALREMGLARGGSLDNAIVLDEHRILNNEELRYDDEFVRHKILDAIGDLYLAGHPIVGAYIAEKSGHALNNALLRALFADPSSYEIKGFDEASAPEAYQLKNKPLFA, encoded by the coding sequence ATGTTGAAACAGCGCACCATTGCAGCCCCTGTAAAAACCGTTGGTATTGGATTACACACGGGCCGCAAGGTGACGCTTAAATTAATACCTGCACCAATTAATACAGGCATTATTTTTCATCGCGTCGATTTACCGAATGCCCCTGGCATCAAGGCTGATGCGCACTTGGTGACTGATACACGTTTGGCCACGGTGTTACAAAATGGTGACACCCGAGTTTCTACTGTAGAACATTTGTTATCTGGCTGCGCAGGTCTTGGCATTGATAACTTGATCATTGAATTAGATTGCGAAGAAGTGCCCATCATGGATGGCAGTGCGGCTTCATTTTTGTTTTTGATTGAATCAGCAGGCCTTCAAGAACAAGAGGCTCCACGTCAGTTCATTGTGATTAAAAAGCCAGTTGAAATTAGAGAGGCTGGCAAATTAGCACGCTTGGAACCTTTCGATGGATTCAAGTTAGATTTCACGATTGATTTCAAACACCCTGCAGTCGATAAGACTGGTCAAAGACATGTGATTGATTTTGCAGACAGCACGTATGCAAGAGAAATTGGAAGAGCTAGAACATTTGGTTTTGCTCATGAAGTAGAAGCTCTGCGCGAAATGGGTTTAGCTCGCGGCGGTAGTTTGGATAACGCGATTGTGTTGGATGAGCACCGAATTTTAAATAATGAAGAATTGCGCTATGACGATGAATTCGTGCGTCATAAGATTTTGGATGCGATTGGTGATTTGTATTTAGCAGGTCATCCGATTGTGGGCGCTTATATTGCTGAAAAGTCAGGTCATGCTTTGAACAATGCATTGCTCAGAGCTTTATTTGCAGACCCAAGCAGTTACGAAATAAAAGGCTTCGACGAAGCCAGCGCGCCAGAAGCTTATCAATTAAAAAATAAGCCTTTGTTTGCCTAA
- a CDS encoding NUDIX domain-containing protein, with the protein MTAEQEPTSSRPVVEVAVGVLIDGAGAVLLGQRPEGKPYAGYWEFPGGKVEAGETLFAALSRELQEEIDVRIDQADEFMVLEHDYPHAYVRLHICFVKSWQGQPRGLENQALGWLNIKDIDQLGIAGFDPVLPATLPILEKLKGLKVF; encoded by the coding sequence TTGACTGCTGAGCAAGAGCCGACATCATCTAGACCTGTTGTAGAGGTTGCAGTAGGTGTTTTGATCGATGGTGCCGGGGCTGTATTGCTTGGCCAGCGCCCAGAGGGCAAGCCTTATGCCGGTTACTGGGAATTTCCTGGTGGAAAAGTAGAGGCTGGTGAAACTCTTTTCGCAGCTCTTTCTCGAGAACTTCAAGAAGAAATTGATGTGCGCATTGATCAAGCAGATGAGTTCATGGTTTTAGAACATGACTATCCTCATGCGTATGTGCGCTTACATATTTGTTTCGTGAAGTCTTGGCAGGGTCAGCCACGTGGATTGGAAAATCAAGCGCTGGGATGGTTGAACATCAAAGATATTGATCAGCTTGGTATCGCAGGATTTGATCCTGTCTTACCTGCCACACTACCAATTTTAGAAAAGCTAAAGGGCTTAAAAGTTTTTTAG
- the secA gene encoding preprotein translocase subunit SecA has translation MVTGLLKKIFGSRNDRLLKQYKRIVAQINSLEQGIASLDDAALQAKTAEFKSKLAAGQTIDEILPEAFAVVREASKRVMNMRHFDVQMIGGLALHQGKISEMRTGEGKTLTATLPVYLNALTGKGVHVVTVNDYLAERDAEWMAKLYNFLGLSVGINLSQMEHEAKKKAYNSDITYGTNNEFGFDYLRDNMIQELDQRVQRGLAYAIVDEVDSILIDEARTPLIISGQAEDHTEIYVAMNALPQYLTRQYGEEKADGSGVITPGDYIVDEKSHQVFLTEAGHEKAEIALAQIGLIKEGESLYAPQNITLMHHVYAALRAHTLFNKDQHYVVQNGEVVIVDEFTGRLMQGRRWSDGLHQAVEAKEGVAIQHENRTLATITFQNYFRMYSKLAGMTGTADTEAYEFQEIYGLETVIVPPNRINARIDRQDQIYRSSMERYNAVIKDIQDCYERGQPVLVGTTSIENSELISSLLDKAKLPHQVLNAKQHAKEAEIIAQAGRPKMITIATNMAGRGTDIVLGGNVEKQAGLIEQDAAISAQDKAARIKQLHDEWQGLHDHVVSAGGLHIIGTERHESRRVDNQLRGRAARQGDPGSSRFYLSLDDALLRIFAGERLKSIMDRLRMPEGEPIEAGMVTRSIESAQRKVEARNFDIRKQLLQYDDVANDQRKEVYRLRNEVLESKDVGDLVANLRESFFTDLFHDHIPAESVIEQWDVAGLQQVLSNDWGLSVDLQAIIDAADTIEPEDLLAKVLESAKSLYDAKVELVGRESFAKFECSVILYALDTSWREHLAALDHLRQGIHLRGYAQKDPKQEYRREAFELFARLLDTVKLEVTRTIMVVRIETAEELERASESIQEDLADVKGVQYQHASADQSEDEPSARAAAPQAAQAGPKVGRNDPCPCGSGKKYKHCHGQLS, from the coding sequence ATGGTTACTGGTCTTCTTAAGAAAATATTTGGCAGTCGAAATGATCGACTCTTAAAACAATATAAGCGCATTGTCGCTCAGATTAATAGTCTGGAGCAGGGCATTGCCTCGCTTGACGATGCTGCATTGCAAGCAAAGACAGCTGAATTCAAGTCAAAACTGGCTGCAGGCCAAACAATTGATGAAATCTTGCCAGAGGCCTTTGCGGTTGTTCGTGAGGCCAGCAAGCGTGTCATGAACATGCGTCATTTTGATGTTCAGATGATTGGTGGCTTGGCTCTTCACCAAGGAAAAATCTCTGAAATGAGAACCGGTGAAGGTAAAACCTTGACCGCAACTCTCCCTGTGTATCTGAATGCCTTAACAGGTAAAGGTGTTCACGTTGTGACGGTCAACGATTACTTGGCAGAGCGTGATGCTGAGTGGATGGCAAAGCTCTATAACTTCTTGGGTCTAAGTGTTGGCATTAATTTGTCACAAATGGAACATGAAGCTAAGAAAAAAGCTTACAACTCAGATATCACCTACGGAACAAATAACGAATTCGGTTTTGACTATTTGCGCGACAACATGATTCAAGAATTGGATCAGCGTGTGCAGCGTGGTTTGGCATACGCCATTGTTGACGAAGTTGACTCGATTTTGATCGACGAGGCTCGCACGCCTTTGATCATTTCTGGTCAAGCAGAAGATCACACAGAAATTTATGTGGCGATGAATGCATTGCCACAATATTTAACTCGTCAGTACGGCGAAGAAAAAGCAGATGGTTCAGGTGTCATCACCCCAGGTGATTACATCGTTGATGAAAAATCTCACCAAGTATTTTTAACTGAAGCGGGTCACGAAAAAGCTGAGATTGCTTTGGCTCAAATTGGTTTGATCAAAGAAGGGGAGTCTTTGTATGCTCCTCAAAACATCACTTTGATGCACCATGTGTATGCCGCTCTAAGAGCTCACACACTATTTAATAAAGATCAGCATTACGTTGTACAAAATGGTGAAGTTGTCATTGTTGATGAATTCACCGGACGACTCATGCAAGGACGTCGTTGGTCAGATGGTTTGCATCAAGCGGTTGAGGCAAAAGAGGGTGTAGCGATTCAACACGAAAATCGCACCTTGGCGACGATCACCTTCCAGAACTATTTCCGTATGTACAGCAAGCTCGCTGGTATGACCGGTACAGCTGATACAGAAGCTTATGAGTTCCAAGAGATCTATGGTTTGGAGACAGTGATTGTTCCTCCAAATCGCATCAACGCCAGAATTGATAGGCAAGATCAAATCTATCGCTCATCGATGGAGCGTTATAACGCTGTTATCAAAGATATCCAAGATTGCTATGAGCGCGGTCAACCGGTGTTGGTTGGTACCACATCGATTGAAAACTCAGAGTTGATTTCATCACTATTGGATAAGGCGAAGTTGCCTCATCAAGTATTGAACGCCAAGCAACATGCCAAAGAAGCTGAAATCATTGCGCAAGCGGGTCGTCCAAAGATGATCACCATCGCAACGAACATGGCTGGTCGAGGCACGGATATTGTGTTGGGCGGTAACGTTGAAAAACAAGCTGGCTTGATTGAGCAAGATGCTGCGATTTCTGCACAAGATAAAGCTGCTCGCATTAAACAGTTGCATGATGAATGGCAAGGTTTGCACGACCACGTGGTGAGTGCAGGTGGTTTGCACATCATCGGTACTGAGCGTCATGAAAGCCGTCGTGTTGATAACCAGTTAAGAGGTCGTGCTGCACGTCAGGGTGACCCAGGTTCATCAAGATTCTATTTGTCATTGGATGATGCTTTACTTCGCATCTTTGCTGGTGAGCGTCTGAAGTCCATCATGGATCGCTTGCGCATGCCTGAGGGTGAGCCAATTGAAGCCGGCATGGTGACTCGCTCAATTGAATCTGCACAGCGCAAAGTGGAAGCCAGAAACTTTGATATTCGTAAGCAATTATTGCAATACGACGATGTGGCCAATGATCAGCGTAAAGAAGTTTATCGTTTGCGCAATGAGGTTCTTGAATCAAAAGATGTTGGTGATTTAGTTGCCAACTTGCGTGAATCGTTTTTCACAGATTTGTTCCATGATCATATTCCTGCTGAATCTGTGATTGAGCAGTGGGACGTTGCTGGGTTGCAGCAAGTGTTATCGAACGATTGGGGCTTATCAGTTGATCTGCAAGCCATCATTGATGCTGCAGACACTATCGAGCCAGAAGATCTGCTTGCCAAAGTATTGGAAAGCGCTAAGAGTCTTTACGATGCAAAAGTTGAATTGGTCGGTAGAGAATCTTTTGCTAAGTTTGAATGTTCAGTGATTTTGTATGCTCTAGATACTTCTTGGAGAGAGCATTTAGCCGCTTTGGATCATTTGCGTCAGGGCATTCATTTGCGCGGCTATGCACAAAAAGATCCTAAGCAAGAATATCGCCGTGAAGCATTTGAATTATTTGCTCGCTTGCTAGACACAGTGAAGTTAGAAGTGACTCGCACCATCATGGTGGTCAGAATTGAAACTGCTGAAGAGTTAGAGCGTGCCTCAGAGTCCATCCAAGAAGATTTGGCGGATGTGAAGGGTGTGCAGTATCAACATGCCAGCGCTGATCAATCAGAGGATGAGCCTTCTGCACGTGCTGCTGCCCCTCAAGCTGCTCAGGCTGGCCCTAAGGTGGGTCGTAATGATCCTTGCCCATGTGGTAGCGGGAAAAAATACAAGCACTGCCATGGGCAGCTCAGTTAA
- the ftsA gene encoding cell division protein FtsA, protein MSKDTKDLIVGLDIGTSKVVALVAELNPDGQFNVVGLGQVSSKGLKKGVVVNIEATVQSIQKALEEAEVMADRRIAQVFTGIAGNHIHSFNSTGMVAIRDKEVSAGDVERVIETAKAINIPTDQQILHILTQEFIIDGQEDVREPIGMSGIRLEVKVHIVTGAVSAAQNIVKCVRRCGLEVNDLILQPLASSVAVLTEDEKELGVVLVDIGGGTTDIAIFSQGAIRHTAVIPIAGDQITNDIAMALRTPTIDAEDLKIHFGIARQSMANPNETIEVPGVGDREARSMSRQALSAVIEPRVEELLSLVRQVVRESGMEDLVSSGVVLTGGTALMPGVVELAEEVFAKPARVGFPEYKGHLSEILRSPRYSTGLGLLMEGRVQLVRGRRVAQSGTIQNIVARMREWFMGNF, encoded by the coding sequence ATCAGTAAAGACACAAAAGATTTAATTGTTGGCTTGGATATCGGCACATCCAAAGTGGTTGCTTTGGTGGCCGAGTTAAATCCAGATGGTCAATTCAATGTCGTGGGTCTTGGTCAAGTCAGTTCTAAAGGGTTGAAAAAAGGTGTGGTCGTCAATATTGAGGCCACTGTTCAGTCCATTCAAAAAGCTCTTGAAGAAGCTGAGGTGATGGCTGATCGTCGCATTGCGCAAGTGTTCACCGGTATCGCTGGAAACCACATTCACAGTTTTAATTCAACAGGCATGGTGGCAATCCGTGACAAAGAGGTTTCAGCAGGTGATGTTGAGCGAGTGATTGAAACAGCTAAAGCGATCAATATTCCAACCGATCAACAAATTCTTCACATCCTCACGCAAGAATTCATCATTGATGGACAAGAAGATGTGCGTGAACCAATTGGTATGAGCGGTATTCGTTTAGAGGTCAAGGTGCACATCGTGACTGGTGCTGTCAGTGCTGCGCAAAACATTGTGAAGTGTGTGCGCCGTTGTGGTCTAGAAGTGAATGATCTGATTTTGCAGCCTTTGGCTTCAAGTGTTGCGGTCTTGACTGAAGACGAAAAAGAATTGGGTGTTGTGTTGGTCGACATCGGTGGCGGTACAACCGACATCGCGATCTTCAGTCAGGGAGCGATTCGTCACACAGCAGTGATTCCAATTGCTGGTGATCAAATCACCAATGACATTGCAATGGCTTTGCGCACTCCAACCATCGATGCGGAAGATCTCAAAATTCATTTTGGTATTGCACGTCAAAGCATGGCCAATCCAAATGAAACCATTGAGGTTCCGGGTGTTGGTGATCGCGAAGCTCGGTCTATGTCACGCCAAGCTTTATCTGCAGTGATCGAGCCACGTGTTGAAGAGTTATTGAGTTTGGTTCGTCAAGTGGTGCGCGAATCAGGCATGGAAGATTTGGTTTCCTCAGGAGTTGTTTTAACTGGCGGCACGGCCTTGATGCCGGGAGTTGTTGAATTGGCAGAAGAAGTTTTTGCTAAGCCAGCGCGCGTTGGTTTCCCTGAGTACAAAGGACATTTGAGTGAAATTTTAAGAAGCCCAAGATATTCAACAGGCTTAGGTTTGTTGATGGAGGGGCGTGTGCAGTTAGTGCGTGGTCGCCGAGTTGCGCAATCTGGAACCATACAAAACATCGTGGCGCGCATGCGCGAATGGTTCATGGGAAATTTTTAA
- a CDS encoding peroxiredoxin: protein MIAVGQQLPNATIHEFLEVATEGCSVGPNAFEVSKLTAGKKIVIFGLPGAFTPTCSAQHVPGYVANFDAIKAKGVDEIWCLSVNDAFVMGAWGKDQKVNGKVRMMADGAAELTKKLGLEFDLTARGMGVRSQRYLMIVDNGVVKHLAVEAAGKFEVSDAASALKAL from the coding sequence ATGATTGCAGTAGGACAACAACTACCAAATGCCACAATTCATGAATTTTTAGAAGTTGCTACAGAAGGTTGTTCTGTAGGACCAAATGCTTTTGAAGTGAGCAAATTAACAGCAGGTAAAAAGATTGTTATTTTTGGCTTGCCAGGTGCATTTACACCAACATGCTCAGCTCAGCACGTTCCAGGTTACGTGGCTAACTTTGATGCGATCAAAGCCAAGGGTGTTGACGAAATTTGGTGCTTATCAGTGAATGATGCATTTGTGATGGGTGCCTGGGGTAAAGACCAAAAGGTGAATGGAAAAGTTCGCATGATGGCTGATGGCGCAGCAGAATTGACTAAGAAGCTTGGTTTGGAATTTGACTTAACAGCTCGCGGTATGGGTGTTCGTTCACAACGTTATTTGATGATTGTTGATAATGGCGTAGTGAAGCATTTGGCCGTTGAAGCAGCTGGTAAGTTTGAAGTGAGTGATGCAGCTTCTGCACTAAAAGCACTTTAA
- the ftsZ gene encoding cell division protein FtsZ produces the protein MEFEMLDAEPAGKTIIKVVGVGGAGGNAVQHMIRRGVQGVEFICMNTDAGALQRSKAGVNIQLGATGLGAGAKPEVGASSAVEAKARIADALQGAHMVFITAGMGGGTGTGAGPVVAQVAKEMGILTVGVISKPFDFEGAKRGKVAEAGAHEIENYVDSLIVVLNEKLFEVMGEDAEMDKAFGCADDVLHNAVAGIAEIINEQGLINVDFEDVKTVMSEQGKAMMGTATVSGMDRARLAAEAAVASPLLEGVDLSGARGVLVNITASRSLKLSETREVMGAIRGYAAEDATVIFGTVYDESLGDALRVTVVATGLNGGKRKEKQPEVIWRNTQATGTYDAAPTMADLSTFAPQSATATMAMANTASNVNAASMTAPAMPVGSASDYAKYDVPKVFRSNRESNEPRLGANSSPEAQAMMDKGADYYDIPAFLRKQAD, from the coding sequence ATGGAATTTGAAATGTTAGATGCAGAACCGGCGGGTAAGACCATTATTAAAGTGGTCGGCGTGGGCGGTGCAGGCGGTAACGCTGTGCAGCACATGATTCGTCGTGGTGTACAAGGTGTTGAGTTCATTTGCATGAACACAGATGCGGGTGCACTTCAACGTTCTAAAGCTGGCGTCAATATTCAGTTGGGTGCAACAGGTTTGGGTGCTGGTGCCAAGCCTGAAGTGGGTGCATCTTCTGCTGTTGAAGCTAAGGCACGCATTGCTGATGCATTGCAAGGTGCACACATGGTCTTTATCACAGCCGGTATGGGTGGTGGTACAGGTACAGGCGCAGGTCCGGTGGTTGCTCAAGTTGCCAAAGAAATGGGTATCTTGACAGTTGGTGTGATCAGCAAGCCATTTGATTTTGAAGGTGCAAAGCGCGGTAAAGTGGCTGAAGCTGGTGCTCATGAAATTGAAAACTATGTTGATTCATTAATTGTTGTTCTTAATGAAAAACTATTTGAAGTCATGGGTGAAGATGCTGAGATGGACAAGGCCTTTGGTTGTGCAGATGATGTATTGCACAACGCTGTTGCCGGTATCGCAGAAATCATCAACGAGCAAGGTTTGATCAACGTTGACTTTGAAGACGTTAAAACAGTGATGAGTGAGCAAGGTAAAGCCATGATGGGAACAGCCACTGTTTCTGGTATGGATCGTGCTCGTTTAGCTGCTGAAGCTGCTGTTGCATCACCATTGCTTGAAGGTGTTGATTTGTCAGGAGCGCGTGGCGTATTGGTGAACATCACAGCAAGCCGTTCATTGAAGTTGTCAGAGACTCGTGAAGTAATGGGCGCTATTCGTGGATATGCTGCTGAAGATGCCACAGTGATCTTTGGTACTGTTTACGATGAAAGCTTGGGTGATGCTTTGCGTGTCACAGTGGTTGCTACTGGTTTGAATGGTGGCAAGCGCAAAGAAAAGCAGCCTGAAGTTATTTGGCGTAATACACAAGCCACAGGCACTTATGATGCAGCACCAACCATGGCTGATTTAAGTACTTTCGCACCACAAAGTGCAACAGCAACCATGGCGATGGCAAATACAGCCAGCAACGTGAATGCCGCAAGCATGACTGCGCCAGCGATGCCGGTGGGATCTGCCAGTGATTACGCAAAATATGATGTACCAAAAGTGTTTCGCAGCAATCGTGAATCAAATGAGCCGCGTTTGGGCGCAAATAGCTCACCAGAAGCGCAAGCAATGATGGATAAGGGTGCTGATTACTACGATATTCCAGCTTTTTTACGTAAGCAAGCTGATTAA